The Fulvivirga ligni genome window below encodes:
- a CDS encoding DUF4848 domain-containing protein has product MSACSLDQNEDPQPSFPEISVIKTNDQQMLQFRDHEVFNRSLELFKNQPEEDIVNWAADLGFKSLLARYHDFKSQIQIIENQNSSNTDFENIEAKYDEVLNKFADIITYNAAGDYERTFNDMFIASVLNPKGYVIIDNDLIKYTNKEIVSTPLDGNETDIKRFQFSKSESEARTDVFTQHCGDYYTCNCFKAPWDYTDWKYDGNVKVTKTFVPRYERRWEEGDCIEKPNGAIQCFPGHYINVIVGYTFSNTRMEATFRSKKSHCNNCDWLQYDQTHSITIRTTARLTANTPTHIESNQSNSDWYVDIATEHAQIAADFTIESSHNLEDCSTALISF; this is encoded by the coding sequence ATGAGTGCATGTAGTCTAGATCAAAATGAAGATCCACAACCTAGTTTCCCTGAAATATCAGTGATTAAGACCAACGATCAACAAATGTTGCAATTTAGAGATCATGAAGTTTTCAATAGATCGCTTGAATTATTCAAAAATCAACCAGAAGAAGATATTGTCAATTGGGCGGCAGACTTAGGTTTCAAATCACTTTTAGCTAGATATCATGATTTTAAATCTCAAATTCAAATTATTGAAAACCAAAATTCCTCCAATACAGATTTCGAGAATATTGAAGCTAAATATGATGAAGTACTAAACAAATTTGCAGATATCATCACCTATAACGCTGCGGGCGACTATGAAAGAACCTTTAACGATATGTTCATAGCATCTGTACTTAATCCTAAAGGTTATGTTATTATTGACAATGACCTAATTAAATATACCAATAAAGAAATTGTATCAACACCTTTAGATGGTAATGAAACTGACATAAAGCGCTTTCAATTTTCAAAATCTGAGAGTGAAGCAAGAACTGATGTTTTTACTCAACACTGCGGGGATTATTATACTTGTAACTGTTTTAAAGCACCTTGGGATTATACTGATTGGAAATATGATGGTAATGTTAAAGTCACCAAGACATTTGTTCCTCGTTATGAGAGAAGATGGGAAGAAGGTGACTGCATTGAAAAACCAAATGGAGCCATTCAGTGCTTTCCTGGGCATTATATTAATGTTATAGTTGGATACACCTTCTCCAATACGAGAATGGAAGCTACTTTTAGATCAAAGAAAAGTCATTGTAATAATTGCGACTGGTTACAGTATGATCAGACTCATTCAATAACCATTAGAACTACTGCTCGTCTTACCGCTAATACACCAACTCACATAGAGTCTAATCAATCAAATTCTGATTGGTACGTTGATATTGCAACAGAACATGCTCAAATAGCAGCAGATTTCACTATAGAATCATCTCATAATTTAGAAGATTGCTCTACAGCACTAATTAGTTTCTAA
- a CDS encoding tetratricopeptide repeat protein → MYNYYQVLDISRDSDLKTIRSAYKRLALKYHPDKNPNNKAAEEYFKLVNEAHQVLTDPDKKFQHDQLLHALYDRPRQTASGYTTTAPPKKRTEKSVYERYGKYDWRKAPKYKNAPHYKVDKDYFKTQLYTLLGVFIIAITVIGGVSIHEYFKAREEAKIRAANQMVIMMAHAKYKKGDYEGAIVLLNGLIDQFPIDQKYSDEKDKMLANLNVLAAGFFNQQNYKDAIKSLEVIRDYQQPLQLNTWKMLADCYYANENYPAAIHALKYVYDQETSDASLPMKIGDIYYEKLDRVDLALDAYTEAKKSFKDTYSKAFGEAFEFVLPVERTPDLYYKLFIKRGQLNIEAENYAEAITDFNWATYLRPNRPDGYFYRGVAEEKSNLLRKVCMDWQKAKQLGKDVDATLLKKYCNI, encoded by the coding sequence ATGTACAACTATTATCAGGTACTGGATATAAGCAGAGACTCAGACCTCAAAACCATTAGGTCTGCCTACAAAAGGCTTGCCCTGAAATACCACCCTGATAAAAATCCTAACAATAAAGCCGCTGAAGAATATTTTAAACTGGTAAATGAGGCTCACCAAGTCCTGACTGATCCCGATAAAAAATTCCAGCATGATCAACTGCTTCATGCCCTTTATGATCGTCCCAGACAAACAGCTAGCGGCTACACTACCACTGCTCCTCCTAAGAAGAGAACAGAAAAATCAGTATATGAAAGGTATGGTAAGTATGATTGGAGAAAGGCCCCTAAATACAAAAACGCACCACACTACAAGGTAGATAAAGACTATTTTAAAACTCAGCTATACACATTATTAGGTGTATTTATTATTGCTATTACCGTGATTGGAGGCGTAAGTATTCATGAGTATTTTAAAGCCAGAGAAGAAGCCAAAATCAGAGCAGCCAATCAGATGGTAATTATGATGGCTCATGCCAAATATAAAAAAGGCGATTACGAAGGAGCTATAGTTTTACTTAATGGGCTCATTGACCAATTTCCGATAGACCAAAAGTATTCTGATGAGAAAGATAAAATGCTAGCAAATCTAAATGTTTTGGCAGCCGGCTTTTTCAATCAGCAGAATTACAAAGATGCAATCAAGTCATTAGAAGTAATCAGGGATTATCAGCAACCATTACAACTGAATACCTGGAAAATGTTAGCTGACTGCTATTATGCCAATGAAAATTATCCGGCCGCTATTCATGCCTTAAAGTATGTTTACGATCAGGAAACGAGCGACGCCTCCCTTCCCATGAAGATTGGAGACATCTATTATGAAAAGCTCGATCGGGTAGACTTAGCACTGGATGCTTACACTGAGGCCAAGAAAAGCTTTAAGGACACTTACAGTAAGGCCTTTGGAGAAGCTTTTGAATTCGTTTTGCCAGTAGAGCGAACACCAGACCTCTATTATAAGTTATTTATAAAAAGAGGCCAACTCAACATTGAAGCTGAGAATTATGCAGAGGCCATAACAGACTTCAATTGGGCCACCTACTTAAGGCCTAATAGACCTGATGGCTATTTTTATAGAGGCGTAGCAGAAGAAAAATCTAACCTGCTTCGGAAGGTTTGTATGGACTGGCAGAAAGCAAAACAGCTGGGAAAAGATGTGGATGCCACATTATTGAAAAAATATTGCAATATTTGA
- a CDS encoding YdeI/OmpD-associated family protein, with product MPTFKSTIGKLDHLNMKYLEIPKDVIDKVGGMKQRVVITVNKTVTFQSGFMALGEGKAYISINNQRLKKLHADVGTTVDIKLEKDTSEYGMPVPEELQELLKQDDEGRRRFDMLPKSKQRYVIYYVAQVKRSQSRIDRAIMLIENLKQLPEGNEEFRKMLGKD from the coding sequence ATGCCCACTTTTAAATCCACCATTGGTAAACTAGACCATTTAAATATGAAATATCTAGAGATCCCGAAGGATGTCATAGATAAAGTGGGTGGTATGAAGCAGCGTGTAGTCATTACGGTAAACAAGACCGTCACCTTTCAAAGCGGTTTCATGGCCCTGGGTGAAGGCAAGGCCTATATCAGCATTAATAATCAGCGATTAAAAAAACTACATGCAGATGTAGGCACCACAGTAGATATAAAACTGGAAAAAGACACCAGTGAATATGGCATGCCAGTGCCAGAAGAACTACAAGAACTTCTCAAACAAGATGATGAAGGCAGAAGAAGATTCGACATGCTACCTAAAAGCAAGCAGAGATATGTAATCTATTACGTTGCACAAGTGAAAAGAAGCCAATCTCGTATAGACAGAGCGATCATGCTCATTGAAAATCTTAAGCAGCTACCAGAAGGAAACGAAGAGTTTCGTAAGATGCTGGGCAAGGATTAA
- a CDS encoding nuclear transport factor 2 family protein codes for MRKVLSTLLLITISISYAFCQQEEVNRFIDNWHKAAAEADAEIFFGSIAENGIYIGTDASERWDKTSFEEFGKPYFDKGKAWDFTPYDRDLHFSADGNTAWFSELLKTWMGVCRGSGILSKQEDGTWKIEQYHLSVTVPNELMDSFLKLVEQK; via the coding sequence ATGAGAAAGGTTTTAAGCACACTGCTTCTTATAACTATTAGTATAAGTTATGCCTTCTGTCAGCAAGAAGAGGTAAACCGATTTATAGATAATTGGCATAAAGCAGCAGCCGAGGCTGATGCAGAAATTTTCTTTGGCAGCATAGCTGAAAATGGCATCTACATAGGTACTGATGCCTCTGAAAGATGGGATAAGACCTCTTTTGAGGAATTTGGCAAGCCCTACTTTGATAAAGGAAAAGCTTGGGATTTTACACCTTATGACAGAGATCTGCACTTTTCAGCAGATGGAAATACAGCATGGTTTTCTGAGCTATTAAAAACCTGGATGGGTGTGTGCAGAGGATCTGGAATTCTATCAAAACAAGAAGATGGTACATGGAAAATTGAACAATATCACCTGTCTGTAACTGTCCCCAATGAACTTATGGACAGTTTTCTGAAATTGGTTGAACAAAAGTAG
- a CDS encoding thioredoxin domain-containing protein, which yields MLKNLVLILFVILLISCQKNPKENTEMPEGANHLIHSTSPYLLQHAYNPVEWYPWGEEALNKAKAEDKPILVSIGYSSCHWCHVMEKESFENDSIAEIMNKHFICIKVDREERPDVDQIYMDAVQAMGQNGGWPLNVFLTSDQQPFYGGTYFPPNGWAQVLTQIAQVYETKREEVEASAKELTDAIATSEIIKFRLKSDGTDLNREALDSMFQNFSQRFDTEKGGFNRAPKFPMPANWLFLLRYYHITNNQPALRQLELTLDEIAKGGIYDQVGGGFARYSVDADWLVPHFEKMLYDNGQLVSLFSEAYLVTKKPLYKHVVYQTIDWLEREMTNAEGGFYSALDADSEGEEGKFYVWTDEELNQILHDDADLIKAYYNVNKPGNWEEGKNILHKALSDDEFASKYSLSSEKLNEKIYKANQLLLEERAKRVRPGLDDKALTCWNALMLKGLVDAYNTFGEDKFLQLAIKNASFIKNEMMQDGKLFRSFKEGKTSIDGYLEDYAFTIDAFSALYQATFDEAWLESALELTEYTLVHFYDKEEELFFFSDNSSEKLIARKKEIFDNVIPASNSQMAINLHMIGTLYDNEEYKSKSSHMLAKVKTLLTTETAYLSNWGNLYTYLLNPTAEIAIVGNEALAFRNEFVKRYVPNKILMGTTSSSDLPLLEEKTAAGSKTTIYVCYNKTCKLPVHEVEKAYEQLQKP from the coding sequence ATGCTTAAAAATTTAGTCCTTATATTATTCGTTATTTTACTCATTTCCTGCCAGAAGAACCCAAAAGAAAATACAGAAATGCCAGAAGGAGCTAACCACCTAATACATTCAACAAGTCCATATTTATTGCAGCATGCCTATAATCCAGTGGAATGGTACCCATGGGGCGAAGAAGCTTTAAACAAAGCTAAAGCCGAGGATAAGCCAATTTTAGTGAGCATTGGCTACTCCTCTTGTCATTGGTGTCATGTAATGGAAAAAGAGTCATTTGAGAATGACAGCATTGCTGAGATTATGAATAAGCATTTCATCTGCATTAAGGTAGACCGTGAAGAACGGCCAGATGTAGACCAAATTTACATGGATGCCGTACAGGCTATGGGTCAAAATGGAGGCTGGCCACTCAATGTTTTTCTTACTTCGGATCAGCAGCCGTTCTACGGGGGCACCTACTTCCCTCCTAACGGCTGGGCACAAGTACTCACACAAATAGCACAGGTTTATGAGACAAAAAGAGAAGAAGTAGAAGCTTCCGCTAAAGAATTAACTGATGCCATTGCCACTAGTGAAATCATAAAATTCAGATTAAAAAGCGACGGAACAGATCTTAATAGAGAAGCGTTAGACTCTATGTTTCAAAACTTCTCACAAAGATTTGATACTGAGAAAGGCGGCTTCAATAGAGCACCTAAATTCCCTATGCCTGCCAATTGGTTATTCTTACTAAGGTATTACCACATCACTAATAATCAACCAGCCTTGAGACAACTTGAGCTTACTCTGGATGAAATAGCGAAGGGAGGAATCTACGATCAGGTAGGCGGCGGATTTGCGCGCTATTCTGTAGATGCCGATTGGCTGGTGCCTCATTTTGAGAAAATGCTCTACGATAATGGTCAGTTGGTTAGTCTGTTTAGCGAAGCCTATTTGGTTACTAAAAAGCCGCTTTACAAGCATGTGGTTTATCAAACCATTGATTGGCTAGAGAGAGAAATGACAAACGCTGAAGGCGGATTTTATTCAGCATTAGATGCCGATAGTGAAGGTGAAGAAGGCAAGTTCTATGTCTGGACGGACGAAGAGCTTAATCAGATTTTGCATGATGATGCCGATTTGATCAAAGCCTATTACAATGTGAATAAGCCTGGAAACTGGGAAGAAGGTAAAAACATTCTTCACAAAGCACTTTCTGATGATGAGTTTGCTAGTAAATATAGCCTTAGCTCAGAAAAACTGAATGAGAAGATCTACAAAGCGAATCAACTACTTTTAGAAGAAAGAGCAAAAAGAGTAAGACCAGGGTTAGACGACAAAGCTCTTACATGCTGGAATGCACTGATGCTTAAAGGCTTAGTAGATGCTTACAACACTTTTGGTGAAGATAAATTCTTACAATTAGCAATTAAAAATGCCTCTTTCATCAAAAACGAAATGATGCAAGATGGCAAGCTATTTCGGAGCTTTAAGGAAGGTAAAACTAGCATCGATGGATATTTAGAAGATTATGCGTTTACAATAGACGCATTTTCAGCATTATACCAGGCCACATTTGATGAAGCCTGGCTTGAATCTGCTCTGGAGCTCACAGAGTACACACTAGTACATTTTTATGATAAAGAAGAAGAACTGTTTTTCTTTAGTGACAACAGCTCTGAAAAGTTAATAGCCCGCAAAAAAGAGATATTCGACAACGTAATTCCTGCTTCAAACTCTCAGATGGCTATTAACCTGCATATGATTGGTACATTGTATGATAATGAGGAATACAAATCTAAGAGCAGCCATATGTTAGCCAAGGTTAAAACCCTGCTTACCACTGAAACTGCCTACCTCTCTAATTGGGGTAATTTATATACTTATCTATTAAACCCAACCGCTGAAATAGCCATAGTGGGCAATGAGGCATTAGCCTTTAGAAATGAGTTTGTTAAAAGATATGTACCCAACAAAATATTAATGGGAACCACCTCTAGCAGCGACCTTCCACTACTTGAAGAAAAAACGGCGGCTGGCAGCAAAACCACAATCTATGTTTGCTATAACAAAACATGTAAACTACCAGTGCATGAGGTAGAAAAAGCTTACGAGCAGCTACAAAAGCCATAA
- a CDS encoding OmpA family protein, with product MLKKGLTYFFICILWLLSIVAFGQNKTKHTILFHKNHYKSVNPGRQCKALNKKRNKKPRKKVKLFASKPKTYPRAEYDPGDTPPPPPPPKKDPPKEEVVAKETPKEEEKKPEEEPQTLTKDNIPEPKSPKQQEIREMVKQNLAKQTDDVYPIELAPLYFTFDEDEFSVVDMEPFLIAVEYALQGRTILIEGHTDSKGKDDYNVKLSIERVEKIRQLMHDMGVPDDRISVVGYGEEEAGDDWSEDARQKDRRVDFKVF from the coding sequence ATGCTAAAAAAGGGACTGACATATTTCTTCATCTGTATTCTGTGGTTGCTTTCTATAGTAGCCTTTGGTCAAAACAAGACCAAGCACACTATATTGTTTCACAAAAACCATTATAAAAGCGTCAATCCAGGACGGCAGTGTAAAGCCTTGAACAAAAAGAGAAATAAAAAGCCTCGTAAGAAGGTGAAGTTATTTGCTTCAAAGCCAAAGACATACCCTAGAGCTGAATACGATCCAGGAGACACTCCTCCGCCACCTCCACCACCAAAAAAGGATCCTCCGAAAGAAGAGGTAGTGGCTAAAGAAACACCGAAAGAGGAAGAGAAAAAGCCTGAGGAAGAACCGCAGACCTTAACTAAAGACAATATTCCTGAACCCAAAAGTCCTAAGCAGCAGGAGATCAGAGAAATGGTTAAACAAAATCTGGCTAAGCAAACAGACGACGTTTACCCAATAGAACTTGCTCCGCTATATTTCACCTTCGATGAGGATGAATTTTCTGTGGTAGATATGGAGCCGTTCCTAATAGCTGTAGAATATGCGCTGCAAGGAAGAACTATACTTATAGAAGGTCACACAGATAGTAAGGGTAAAGATGATTATAACGTAAAGCTATCCATCGAAAGAGTAGAAAAAATAAGGCAACTCATGCATGATATGGGTGTGCCCGATGATAGAATTTCTGTGGTTGGTTATGGTGAAGAAGAGGCCGGTGATGATTGGTCTGAAGATGCACGTCAAAAAGACCGCAGAGTAGACTTCAAAGTTTTTTAG
- a CDS encoding GSCFA domain-containing protein has protein sequence MPFLITFKHMFRTSLKVYHSDNKITLSTPILSIGSCFSDCIGLKFSENKFTALANPFGTVYNPLSIFKLLSYSLNNIKPTEETYLNSQGLFANYDFHSSFSSLSKEEIVSQVNESIAATHEFIKNSRCLIITFGTAFVYRRADNQQIVANCHKVPARSFTKELLTQKQILNGFDQFYRDLQDLNKDINIILTVSPVRHIKDTLPLNSVSKANLRVACDTITQQHSNVHYFPSYEIMMDDLRDYRFYKADMIHPNETAENYIWDQFSESYFDAETLKFIPQWQKIKRALQHRPFNPETDEHQKFVRETIIKLKELENKINVREEIKSLEDQLI, from the coding sequence ATGCCTTTCTTAATTACCTTTAAGCATATGTTTAGAACATCCTTAAAGGTTTATCATTCGGATAATAAAATAACCCTATCCACCCCCATCCTATCAATAGGATCATGTTTTTCAGATTGCATAGGGCTTAAGTTTTCTGAAAATAAATTTACAGCCCTCGCCAATCCATTTGGCACAGTTTATAATCCCCTATCTATATTTAAACTGCTTTCCTATAGCTTAAACAATATTAAGCCTACAGAAGAAACCTACCTGAATAGTCAGGGGCTCTTTGCTAATTATGATTTTCATTCGTCTTTCTCATCACTATCAAAAGAAGAGATTGTTTCACAGGTAAATGAAAGCATAGCAGCTACCCATGAATTCATCAAAAACAGCCGGTGCTTAATCATCACTTTTGGCACTGCCTTCGTTTATCGCAGGGCTGATAACCAGCAAATTGTAGCCAACTGTCATAAAGTGCCGGCCAGGTCATTCACTAAAGAGCTATTGACTCAAAAACAAATCTTAAATGGTTTTGATCAATTCTATCGTGACCTCCAAGATTTAAATAAGGATATCAATATAATACTCACCGTTTCTCCAGTTAGGCATATAAAAGACACATTGCCGCTGAACAGTGTAAGCAAGGCCAACCTGCGGGTAGCTTGTGACACAATCACACAGCAACATAGTAATGTTCATTATTTTCCCAGCTATGAAATTATGATGGACGACCTCAGAGATTACCGTTTCTATAAAGCCGATATGATTCACCCGAATGAAACGGCAGAAAATTACATATGGGATCAGTTTAGTGAGTCATATTTTGATGCTGAGACCTTAAAGTTCATCCCACAATGGCAAAAAATAAAGCGAGCGCTGCAGCACAGACCGTTTAACCCAGAAACCGATGAACATCAAAAATTTGTTCGTGAAACCATCATCAAGCTTAAGGAGTTAGAGAATAAGATAAATGTGAGAGAGGAGATAAAAAGTCTTGAAGATCAACTTATTTAA